In Halorientalis sp. LT38, a genomic segment contains:
- a CDS encoding chemotaxis protein CheC, whose product MEVDIQSLSTFNRLADEGATRATAMLAQMTGIEADVEVTKITLLDRADLGEELGDRPFVGVAFDFEGGLVGDTTLVFDEACTGSIVEALPGAGDGEGMVEESVAEIGNIMMSGFIDGWADHLGTTIEHSPPRYLEATGPDVLPEPTDDDQPVFVFKSRIDWPGADLGFYIYMLPGSERLIELMADGAEGGDAIPVDKLSVFDEMTRAGTATAAEHVTAMTGIETEAEVTQISFAKIEDVPKQVGCEPTVGTVVEFTGTPSGTLAILFDEASAMTVAEALLPTDPGGEGLTDAHESAIEELGNVMTSGFIDGWANVLQTSVDHSPPRVVHDMGRAIVDPLAARVGQHQQHAFVIESRMRTADLEFECEILALPDEADLRRALEDLDVARKDETEPDAERIFK is encoded by the coding sequence ATGGAGGTCGACATCCAGTCGCTGTCGACGTTCAACCGACTGGCCGACGAGGGAGCGACGCGGGCGACGGCGATGCTGGCCCAGATGACTGGCATCGAGGCCGACGTGGAGGTGACGAAGATCACACTTTTGGACCGGGCCGACCTGGGCGAGGAACTCGGCGATCGACCGTTCGTCGGCGTCGCGTTCGACTTCGAGGGTGGCCTCGTGGGCGACACGACGCTGGTGTTCGACGAGGCCTGTACCGGATCGATCGTCGAGGCGCTCCCCGGCGCCGGGGACGGCGAGGGGATGGTCGAGGAGAGCGTGGCGGAGATCGGCAACATCATGATGAGCGGTTTCATCGACGGCTGGGCCGACCACCTCGGGACGACGATCGAACACTCGCCGCCGCGGTATCTGGAGGCGACCGGTCCGGACGTGCTCCCGGAGCCGACGGACGACGACCAGCCTGTCTTCGTGTTCAAGAGCCGGATCGACTGGCCGGGCGCGGACCTGGGCTTTTACATCTACATGCTGCCGGGTTCCGAGCGGCTGATCGAGCTGATGGCCGACGGCGCGGAGGGCGGGGACGCCATCCCGGTCGACAAGCTGTCGGTCTTCGACGAGATGACTCGCGCCGGGACGGCGACGGCCGCCGAGCACGTCACGGCGATGACCGGCATCGAGACCGAGGCGGAGGTGACCCAGATCAGCTTCGCAAAGATCGAGGACGTGCCGAAACAGGTCGGGTGCGAGCCCACCGTGGGCACCGTCGTCGAGTTCACGGGGACGCCGAGCGGCACCCTCGCGATCCTGTTCGACGAGGCGTCGGCGATGACCGTCGCGGAGGCACTGTTGCCGACCGATCCCGGCGGCGAGGGCCTGACCGACGCACACGAGAGCGCGATCGAGGAGCTCGGGAACGTGATGACAAGCGGGTTCATCGACGGCTGGGCGAACGTGCTCCAGACCTCGGTCGATCACTCGCCGCCCCGCGTCGTCCACGACATGGGGCGGGCGATCGTCGACCCGCTGGCGGCCCGGGTCGGCCAGCACCAGCAACACGCGTTCGTCATCGAGTCCCGGATGCGGACCGCCGACCTGGAGTTCGAGTGTGAGATCCTCGCCCTCCCGGACGAGGCGGATCTCCGTCGGGCCCTCGAGGATCTGGACGTCGCCAGGAAAGACGAGACCGAACCCGACGCGGAACGGATCTTCAAATGA
- a CDS encoding chemotaxis protein CheD: MKVYDSEPGRQDEPERERVKVGIAEYEVTTAEATLTTSGLGSCLGVALYDEAAGVAGLVHVMLPSAEGVENPTAAKYADTGIETLLVEMERAGAARDRVRAKVAGGSDMLDFSENGSGIGVRNMEQVEATLDAFGIPIVSEDVGGDHGRSLRLEGSSGDLLVKSANKGSETI, from the coding sequence ATGAAGGTATACGACAGCGAGCCGGGTCGGCAGGACGAGCCCGAACGCGAGCGGGTGAAGGTCGGCATCGCCGAGTACGAGGTGACGACCGCCGAAGCGACGCTGACGACGAGCGGCCTCGGCTCCTGTCTCGGCGTCGCGCTGTACGACGAGGCCGCCGGCGTCGCCGGCCTCGTCCACGTCATGTTGCCGTCGGCCGAGGGCGTCGAGAACCCCACCGCCGCCAAGTACGCCGACACGGGGATCGAGACGTTACTCGTGGAGATGGAGCGGGCGGGCGCGGCGCGCGACCGCGTCCGCGCGAAGGTCGCCGGCGGCAGCGACATGCTCGACTTCTCGGAGAACGGCTCGGGCATCGGCGTCCGCAACATGGAACAGGTAGAGGCTACCCTCGACGCGTTCGGGATCCCGATCGTCAGCGAGGACGTCGGCGGTGACCACGGCCGGTCCCTCCGCCTCGAGGGCTCCTCGGGCGACCTGCTCGTCAAGAGCGCGAACAAGGGCAGCGAGACGATCTGA
- a CDS encoding FlaD/FlaE family flagellar protein yields MSSFAAGPVGLALAAGGLPEGVAPLVALAASGVVGMSIKNVFDSILSDEESEGDIADDDLGSDGGLMAEDGDDDELDDLGGLGGDDDLGGFDDGEDGFGDMDDGGGGGGAGTGELENRLDELENEVGGLQSTVNTVRNENEQIGEQVQDLDENIRKLLDIYEMVTRGVNPFADDMGAGGGGGGLDEGSFGLFDDGDDEEEEEEIDDEIASADAEGFFDEDLVEDEEEDVDDLGGGDPLEDDDALGDPLDDDGGEFDEDFDEFDDGPADDGLDDSGGDDGGDDADGKSFQELKQEYESGDADWAEGEEPPAEDEAEDLLGEDDPDDAESPEDDLSEPAADAETDDGLDELDELEDGADDFADEDELGDEGDDFADEDVVESTDVDDVLPSAGEETADEVAGDGDSDADAETVAQETDTETATAAGTAETATTAETATTADTDADGTAGADDGPGKPYLRTLPDGYAAELLVMEWLEFLVEESDARETAAAIDYYERIDWLGDAAAADLRSYLSGFDGGGSGASLTIDHHTRSLRYISRLDGGAADGAAQRLLASGGGGDGLQR; encoded by the coding sequence ATGAGTAGTTTCGCCGCGGGCCCGGTCGGACTCGCCCTGGCTGCCGGTGGGCTGCCCGAAGGGGTAGCGCCGCTGGTCGCGCTCGCGGCGAGCGGCGTCGTCGGGATGAGTATCAAGAACGTCTTCGATTCGATCCTCTCGGACGAGGAAAGCGAGGGGGACATCGCCGACGACGACCTCGGGAGCGACGGCGGACTGATGGCGGAAGACGGGGACGACGACGAACTCGACGACCTCGGCGGGCTCGGCGGCGACGACGATCTCGGCGGCTTCGACGACGGCGAGGACGGGTTCGGCGACATGGACGACGGCGGCGGCGGTGGCGGCGCGGGGACCGGCGAACTCGAGAACCGGCTGGACGAACTCGAAAACGAGGTCGGGGGCCTCCAGTCGACGGTCAACACCGTTCGCAACGAGAACGAACAGATCGGCGAGCAGGTCCAGGACCTGGACGAGAACATCCGGAAGCTGCTCGACATCTACGAGATGGTCACTCGCGGCGTCAACCCCTTCGCCGACGACATGGGGGCCGGCGGCGGAGGCGGCGGCCTCGACGAGGGGAGCTTCGGCCTCTTCGACGACGGCGACGACGAGGAGGAAGAAGAGGAGATCGACGACGAGATCGCCAGCGCCGACGCAGAGGGCTTCTTCGACGAGGATCTCGTCGAGGACGAGGAGGAAGACGTCGACGACCTCGGCGGCGGCGACCCGCTCGAGGACGACGACGCGCTCGGCGACCCGCTCGACGACGACGGCGGCGAGTTCGACGAAGACTTCGATGAGTTCGACGACGGGCCGGCCGATGACGGCCTCGACGACTCCGGCGGGGACGACGGCGGCGACGACGCCGACGGGAAGTCCTTCCAGGAGCTCAAACAGGAGTACGAGTCCGGCGACGCCGACTGGGCCGAGGGCGAGGAACCCCCGGCCGAGGACGAGGCGGAGGACCTCCTGGGCGAGGACGACCCGGACGATGCGGAGTCCCCGGAGGACGACCTGTCGGAACCGGCTGCGGACGCCGAGACCGACGACGGCCTCGACGAACTGGACGAACTCGAGGACGGGGCCGACGACTTCGCGGACGAGGACGAACTCGGGGACGAGGGCGACGATTTCGCCGACGAGGACGTGGTCGAGTCGACGGACGTCGACGACGTCCTCCCCTCGGCGGGCGAGGAGACGGCCGACGAGGTGGCCGGCGATGGCGACTCTGACGCGGACGCGGAGACGGTCGCACAGGAGACCGACACCGAGACCGCGACGGCCGCGGGGACCGCCGAGACGGCGACGACCGCCGAGACGGCAACGACCGCCGACACGGACGCCGACGGGACGGCCGGGGCCGACGACGGCCCGGGCAAGCCCTACCTGCGGACGCTGCCGGACGGGTACGCGGCCGAGTTGCTCGTCATGGAGTGGCTCGAGTTCCTCGTCGAGGAGTCGGACGCGCGCGAGACGGCGGCGGCCATCGACTACTACGAGCGGATCGACTGGCTCGGCGACGCGGCCGCCGCGGACCTGCGATCGTACCTGTCGGGCTTCGACGGCGGCGGGTCGGGTGCATCGCTGACGATCGATCATCACACCCGGAGTCTTCGGTACATCAGTCGACTCGACGGGGGCGCCGCGGACGGCGCGGCACAGCGACTGTTGGCCAGCGGAGGTGGTGGTGATGGGCTTCAGCGTTAG
- a CDS encoding flagellin, with protein MGVSVSTSLAVVLIGGFIAFGVFTTAATNSFERVSDATGAQNERFDRVQGTSIDVTHASIVATVPDCILQVNVTNRGESRLSVAETDVLVDGEYATDWDNDTSVDGDEDTDVWLPAERLTLNVTVDQTPGRVKVVSGTGVAATGPVTEGLTC; from the coding sequence ATGGGCGTGAGCGTCTCGACGTCGCTGGCGGTCGTGCTCATCGGCGGGTTCATCGCGTTCGGCGTGTTCACCACCGCGGCCACCAACTCCTTCGAGCGCGTCTCCGACGCGACCGGCGCCCAGAACGAGCGCTTCGACCGGGTGCAGGGGACGTCGATCGACGTCACCCACGCGTCGATCGTCGCCACGGTACCGGACTGCATCCTCCAGGTCAACGTCACCAACCGCGGCGAATCGCGGCTGTCGGTCGCGGAGACGGACGTGCTCGTCGACGGCGAGTACGCGACGGACTGGGACAACGACACCAGCGTCGACGGGGACGAGGACACGGACGTGTGGCTCCCCGCGGAGCGGCTGACGCTGAACGTCACCGTGGACCAGACGCCCGGCCGCGTGAAGGTCGTCTCTGGCACCGGTGTCGCGGCCACCGGACCGGTAACGGAGGGTCTCACATGCTGA
- a CDS encoding CARDB domain-containing protein: MASVSVSHMILFIASIVIAASVAGVFTDSISQVSQAIDDRGLSVSENVRTDIEVISDSGSDAVYDETTNNVTIHVKNTGSQRLVAEARFIDVLVDGRYETDVTVTLLDGAESWGPGEVVRLDISPNDGSGLGTGDHRVKVIVNEDEEVFRFRI; encoded by the coding sequence ATGGCGAGCGTCTCCGTCTCCCACATGATCCTCTTTATCGCCTCGATCGTGATCGCCGCGAGCGTCGCGGGCGTGTTCACCGACAGCATCAGCCAGGTGAGCCAGGCCATCGACGACCGCGGGCTCTCGGTCAGTGAGAACGTCCGCACGGACATCGAGGTGATCAGCGACAGCGGGTCGGACGCCGTCTACGACGAGACGACGAACAACGTCACGATCCACGTCAAGAACACGGGCTCCCAGCGGTTAGTAGCCGAGGCCAGATTCATCGACGTACTGGTCGACGGGCGGTACGAGACCGACGTGACGGTGACGCTGCTCGACGGCGCCGAGAGCTGGGGTCCGGGCGAGGTCGTGCGGCTCGACATCTCGCCCAACGACGGCTCCGGTCTCGGGACCGGTGACCACCGCGTGAAGGTCATCGTCAACGAGGACGAGGAGGTGTTCAGATTCCGCATATGA
- a CDS encoding ATPase domain-containing protein, with protein MSIATRDLYSLGLTDHDRLNKELGGGIPPGSIVLVEGDYGAGKSAMSQRLTYGLCEEGHTVTMLSTELTVGSFLDQMHSLSYDMVDHLLQENCLFLHADIGDTNTLTGGGEEGDRKELLKRLMEAEVMWGTDVIIIDTFDSILRNDPKFEALVRQNEERQAALEIIGFFRDVISRGKVIVLTVDPSTLEEEAIGPFRSIADVFLELEMVEVGNDVRRQISVKRFAGMGEQVGDSIGYSVRSGTGIVIESRSVA; from the coding sequence ATGAGTATCGCAACACGAGATCTCTATTCGCTCGGCCTGACGGATCACGACCGACTCAACAAGGAACTCGGCGGCGGCATCCCGCCCGGCAGCATCGTCCTCGTCGAGGGCGACTACGGGGCCGGGAAAAGCGCCATGAGCCAGCGGCTCACCTACGGCCTCTGCGAGGAGGGCCACACCGTGACGATGCTCTCGACGGAGCTGACGGTCGGGAGCTTCCTCGACCAGATGCACTCGCTGTCCTACGACATGGTCGATCACCTCCTGCAGGAGAACTGCCTGTTCCTCCACGCCGACATCGGCGACACGAACACGCTGACCGGCGGCGGCGAGGAGGGCGACCGCAAGGAACTCCTCAAACGTCTGATGGAGGCCGAAGTGATGTGGGGCACCGACGTGATAATCATCGACACGTTCGACTCCATCCTCCGCAACGACCCCAAGTTCGAGGCGCTGGTCCGCCAGAACGAGGAGCGCCAGGCCGCCCTCGAGATCATCGGCTTCTTCCGGGACGTCATCTCCCGGGGGAAGGTGATCGTGCTGACCGTCGACCCCTCGACCCTCGAGGAAGAGGCCATCGGTCCCTTCCGGTCGATCGCCGACGTCTTCCTCGAACTGGAGATGGTCGAGGTCGGCAACGACGTGCGCCGGCAGATCTCGGTGAAACGCTTCGCCGGGATGGGCGAACAGGTCGGTGACTCGATCGGGTACTCCGTCCGCTCGGGGACGGGCATCGTGATCGAGAGCCGGAGCGTGGCCTGA
- a CDS encoding type II/IV secretion system ATPase subunit — MTEHGTAQPSDELRQHAARRRHLQDHLKKFKQITGEFPMFIDEASGEYETDRPNVLYPVGGPIFVHIYGDVGQDMKYYAIEPELDDTEAGVYQRVRDKLLQKSVSKPAPSNESEYDDQIEQLLQESCRITDDEDTGVMNRLSSVVDLGKVNVSKETYEDIRYILNRDIVGLGPLEPIMRDPANEDIHVIGPHECYVDHEVYGMLETTVDFGEPEEFDQWLRNMGERIGDPVSDSDPIVDSTLPDGSRLNLIYSDDVSLKGPSLTIRQGQEIPLSMFQITKWGTLSPRLAAYLWLCLENEQTVFVVGETASGKTTTLNAAFAFIPRDAKIYTAEDTAEVIPPHDTWQQLLTREGEEEGTGVDMFDLVAAALRSRPDYIILGEVRGAEGRMAFQAAQTGHPVMLTFHASDIVSMIQRFTSDPINVPETFMDVADVALFQNRVKQGDEVLRRVTSVQEIEGYSKEMDGVVTRQAFYWDPVDDEIVFQGMNNSYVLEEQIATLLGYEDTREIYNDLDFRASIIERAIQEDILGYHEVNELIADYQRDGVEGLPFDIHRET, encoded by the coding sequence ATGACCGAACACGGAACCGCACAGCCGTCGGACGAACTCAGACAGCACGCGGCCAGGCGCCGGCACCTGCAGGACCACCTCAAGAAGTTCAAGCAGATCACCGGCGAGTTCCCGATGTTCATCGACGAGGCCAGCGGCGAGTACGAGACCGACCGCCCGAACGTCCTCTACCCCGTCGGCGGCCCCATCTTCGTCCACATCTACGGCGACGTGGGCCAGGACATGAAGTACTACGCCATCGAGCCGGAACTGGACGACACCGAGGCGGGCGTCTACCAGCGGGTCCGCGACAAACTCCTCCAGAAGTCGGTATCGAAACCCGCGCCCTCGAACGAGTCCGAGTACGACGACCAGATCGAACAGCTACTCCAGGAGAGCTGTCGGATCACGGACGACGAGGACACCGGCGTGATGAACAGGCTCTCCTCCGTGGTCGACCTGGGCAAGGTCAACGTCTCCAAGGAGACCTACGAGGACATCCGCTACATCCTCAACCGCGACATCGTCGGTCTGGGCCCCCTGGAACCGATCATGCGGGACCCGGCCAACGAGGACATCCACGTCATCGGGCCCCACGAGTGTTACGTCGACCACGAGGTCTACGGCATGCTGGAGACCACGGTCGACTTCGGCGAACCCGAGGAGTTCGACCAGTGGCTCCGGAACATGGGCGAGCGGATCGGTGACCCCGTCTCCGACTCCGACCCGATCGTCGACTCCACCCTGCCCGACGGGTCCCGTCTCAACCTGATCTACTCCGACGACGTGAGCCTCAAGGGTCCCTCGCTGACGATCCGGCAGGGCCAGGAGATCCCCCTGTCGATGTTCCAGATCACCAAGTGGGGTACCCTCTCCCCGCGCCTGGCGGCGTATCTCTGGCTCTGTCTGGAGAACGAACAGACGGTGTTCGTCGTCGGGGAGACCGCGTCCGGGAAGACCACGACGCTGAACGCGGCCTTCGCCTTCATCCCCCGGGACGCGAAGATCTACACCGCGGAGGACACCGCCGAGGTCATCCCGCCACACGATACCTGGCAGCAACTGCTCACCCGCGAGGGCGAAGAGGAAGGAACCGGCGTCGACATGTTCGACCTGGTCGCCGCCGCGCTGCGTTCCCGACCCGACTACATCATCCTCGGCGAGGTCCGTGGTGCCGAGGGTCGGATGGCGTTCCAGGCCGCCCAGACGGGCCACCCGGTCATGCTGACGTTCCACGCCTCCGACATCGTCTCGATGATCCAGCGGTTCACCAGCGACCCGATCAACGTCCCCGAGACGTTCATGGACGTCGCCGACGTCGCACTGTTCCAGAACCGCGTCAAGCAGGGTGACGAGGTCCTCCGTCGCGTGACCTCCGTCCAGGAGATCGAGGGCTACTCGAAGGAGATGGACGGTGTCGTCACCCGGCAGGCGTTCTACTGGGACCCCGTCGACGACGAGATCGTCTTCCAGGGGATGAACAACTCCTACGTCCTCGAAGAGCAGATCGCGACCCTGCTTGGCTACGAGGACACCCGCGAGATCTACAACGACCTCGACTTCCGTGCCAGCATCATCGAGCGCGCCATCCAGGAGGACATCCTGGGCTACCACGAGGTCAACGAACTGATCGCCGACTATCAGCGCGACGGCGTCGAGGGCCTCCCGTTCGACATCCACCGCGAGACCTGA